TGCTGCAATCAGTCCTACAACAGCTCCGAGAACCCCCAGCGTAGGGGCGTATGTACCAGCTTGTGAAAAGATTAAAGCTCCGACTGAATGACGCTCTTGCATCGCCTCAATTTCCTCACTTAATACATCCCGAATATAATCGGCATTCTGTCCGTCAATTGCCAAGCTCAATCCGTTTTTCAAAAATGGATCATTAATTTCATCTGTTTTTGCCTCCAATGCAAGCAATCCTTCTCGACGAGCAATATCAGCCCAAGAAGAGAATAGACGAATTAATTCCGCATCTGATGCAAGTTTTTGCTGTGTGAAAATAATTTTGAATAATTTAGGTATCTTTTTTAATTCACTCATCGGAAAAGCAATGACAACAGCGGCAATCGTTCCTGCTATGATGATTAGGATCGCAGCCGGGTTAAGTAACGCGTCGGGTGTTACTCCTTTTAGCGTCATTCCAATAAGGAGAGCTGCAAATCCTAATACTAAACCTACAATTGTGGACAAATCCATGTATAAAGCCTCCAAATACTACATTCTACTTATTATTTCGGTTATTTTATGACGTTGTTTAGGGAAAACCGCCGACTATTCTGAAGGAGCTGAGAGTATTTCATCCTATTTTGATTGCATTATCGTTGCGAACTGCGATCTGTACTTGTTAGAATTGTCACAACACGTAAAAAGGAGATGTCATGATGAATCAATTTCAAGATCAGCTTTCCAATTATGCTGACTTAGCTGTAAAAGTGGGTGTAAATATTCAACAGGATCAATATCTATTCATCAGCGCTTCTACTGAAAATACTTTATTTGTTCGACTAATTGTTGAAAAAGCTTATGAAGCAGGGGCACGACAAGTGTTCGTAGACTGGGTAGACGATGTTGTTACACGTCTGCGTTATGAAAAGGCGCCAGCCGATTCGTTTTCCGAGTTCCCCACATGGAAACAGATGGAACGTGAACAGCTAGCTGAAAAAGGCGCTGCTTTCATGTCAATCGTATCGCAAGATCCAGACTTATTAAATGGTATCGAGTCTAGCAGAATACGCGATAATCAAAAAGCTTCCAGCACTGCCCTCAACAAGTTCCGCCAAGCTATGCAGGCAGATAAGTTCAGCTGGACAGTCATTGCTGCACCTTCGATAGCATGGGCGGCTAAAATCTTCCCTGAACTATCTACAGAGGAACAAGTACCCGCTCTATGGGATTCTATATTACGTGCTGTAAGAGCTGATTTGCCAGATCCAGTGCAATCATGGAAAGAGCATAATGAAAACTTGCATGAAAAAGTAGAGTATTTGAATAGTAAACATTATCGCAAACTTCATTATACAGCTCCAGGCACTGACCTAACAATAGAATTACCGGAAAAGCACTTATGGTGCGGGGCTGGTAGTGTTAATCAGGCCGGGCACGAGTTCATGGCCAATATGCCGACTGAAGAAGTCTTTACGGCACCGCTAAAAACAGGAGTGAATGGCTCTGTTACTAGCACTAAACCACTTAGCTATGCGGGAACGATCATTGATGACTTCACGATTCAGTTTAAAGAAGGTAAAATTACAAACGTTACAGCTACCCAAGGCGAGGAAATACTGAAACAACTTGTCGATACTGATGAAGGCTCACAATTCCTTGGCGAAGTGGCACTAGTGCCGCACGACTCACCTATTTCTAATTCAAATGTGTTATTCTACAATACATTATTTGATGAAAATGCTTCGAATCACTTGGCAATTGGAAGCGCCTATGCATTTTGTCTAGATGGCGGGAAAGAAATGGATACAGAACAACTACAAGCGAATGGATTGAATCAAAGCTTAACACACGTCGACTTTATGATTGGATCTGAAAAGATGGATATTGATGGAATTCTCGATGATGGGACAGTAGAGCCTGTCTTCCGTAATGGCAACTGGGCATTCTAAAATCCGTCACTTTTGCCCCAAAGTTTACAGTAGCCCTTAATTTTTCACTGAAAATCGTGTATAATGGTGATGAGGACATAATACATTTCAGAAAGAGGGGCTTTCAAATGGCTTTAATGTATACAACAGTGATCGGTTACATGGTTGTTCTTGGACTTGCATCCTTGTTTACGATGCACTTCTTATCCGGATCAATGGATTCAAACGACTCCAATACTATTGATCCAAAACCAGAAGGCAGAAACTAATTTGCTTCTATTCCAGACTTAGTGGATATAGATTTCATGATTAGAGTTGCCTAAAAAGGCAACTCTTTTCTTTTACATACTATAAACAGTACGGAGGAGATTATAACAATGACATCACTATCCGAAATTATGAATTATAACAAAACGTTTGTGGAAGAAAAAAAGTATGAAGAGTTTGCTACTACGAAGTTTCCTAATAAACGAATTGTCATCCTTACATGTATGGATACAAGATTAATCGAGCTCCTCCCTAAAGCAATGAACTTAAAAAACGGTGATGCAAAAATTATTAAAAGTGCTGGCGCCATTATCACGTCTCCTTTTGGCGGTTTGATGCGCAGTATATTAGTTGCCGTTTATGAATTACAAGCAGATGAAGTATACGTGATCGGCCATCATGATTGTGGCATGAGCTCTATCAACACTGAACACATTATAGGAAATATGATTGAGCGTGGCGTAAACCCGGACATGTTCAAAACATTGAAGTACTCAGGTATCGATATGGAGAAGTGGTTGCACGGTTTCAGCGATGTAACAGAAAGCGTGAAAAAGAGTGTGGATGCAATCCGTAACCACCCACTCATCCCAACTGACGTAAATGTACACGGTCTTGTTGTCGACCCTACAAACGGTAAGCTGGACATTATTGAAGATGGATACAAAGCACAAGAAGTATCTCTGTAAAAATATATCGTTGAAAAACCGGCCTCTTCACTGCTTGAAGAGGCCGGTTTTTTTGTGTTTTTGTGAGGGTTTGGGGCGTGGGGTGTGGCTTAGCGTGCGGCTAGAGAGTATAGAAGAGCGGTTGCGTGTCGACTATGAGCGCTTAGATCGCGTGTATGAGCGGTTACTAGATGATATAGAGCGGATACTTCGCGCGTTAGAGCGGTACGGTATGAACTATGAGCGCCTACACGAAACTATGAGCGGCGACCACCCGGTGGCTACCGCTACTCTACCTCAGAATGAATGGCCTGGCGTGCGGCTAGAGAGTATAGAGCGGTTGCGTGCCGACTATGAGCGCTTAGATCGGGTGTATGAGCGGATGCTAGATGATATAGAGCGGATACTTCGCGCGTTAGAGCGGTTCGGTATGAACTATGAGCGCTTACACGAAACTATGAGCGGCAATCGGGTGCCCACTGCTACTCCACTTCAGAATGAATGGCCTGACGTGCGGCTAGAGAGTATAGAGCGGTTGCGTGTCGACTATGAGCGGTTGGATCGGGTGTATGAGCGGTTACTAGATGATATAGAGCGGATACTTCGCGCGTTAGAGCGGTTCGGTATGAACTATGAGCGACTACACGAAACTATGAGCGGCAACCACCGGGTGTCCACCGCTACCCCACCTTAAAAACTGCAAAAAAACCGACACCTTCTATTCGAAGAGCCGGTTTTTCCATATAGTGATCCACTTTTCCAAAAAGGTCTTACCCTTTCAATAATCCTCTTCTACAATGGCATACATATAATGATCTTCCCATACGCCATTAATAAATAATAATTGGCGCAATAATCCTTCACGCCGAAACCGCGCTTTTTCC
This window of the Sporosarcina ureae genome carries:
- a CDS encoding beta-class carbonic anhydrase; the protein is MTSLSEIMNYNKTFVEEKKYEEFATTKFPNKRIVILTCMDTRLIELLPKAMNLKNGDAKIIKSAGAIITSPFGGLMRSILVAVYELQADEVYVIGHHDCGMSSINTEHIIGNMIERGVNPDMFKTLKYSGIDMEKWLHGFSDVTESVKKSVDAIRNHPLIPTDVNVHGLVVDPTNGKLDIIEDGYKAQEVSL
- a CDS encoding aminopeptidase produces the protein MNQFQDQLSNYADLAVKVGVNIQQDQYLFISASTENTLFVRLIVEKAYEAGARQVFVDWVDDVVTRLRYEKAPADSFSEFPTWKQMEREQLAEKGAAFMSIVSQDPDLLNGIESSRIRDNQKASSTALNKFRQAMQADKFSWTVIAAPSIAWAAKIFPELSTEEQVPALWDSILRAVRADLPDPVQSWKEHNENLHEKVEYLNSKHYRKLHYTAPGTDLTIELPEKHLWCGAGSVNQAGHEFMANMPTEEVFTAPLKTGVNGSVTSTKPLSYAGTIIDDFTIQFKEGKITNVTATQGEEILKQLVDTDEGSQFLGEVALVPHDSPISNSNVLFYNTLFDENASNHLAIGSAYAFCLDGGKEMDTEQLQANGLNQSLTHVDFMIGSEKMDIDGILDDGTVEPVFRNGNWAF
- the motA gene encoding flagellar motor stator protein MotA produces the protein MDLSTIVGLVLGFAALLIGMTLKGVTPDALLNPAAILIIIAGTIAAVVIAFPMSELKKIPKLFKIIFTQQKLASDAELIRLFSSWADIARREGLLALEAKTDEINDPFLKNGLSLAIDGQNADYIRDVLSEEIEAMQERHSVGALIFSQAGTYAPTLGVLGAVVGLIAALKDMNNIDALGHAISAAFIATLLGIFTGYVLWHPFSNKLVRKSKEEVRQRTMVIEGILSVLEGEAPRVIEQKLASYLSVEDRKKLAIDGGEGAGKVGEEA